The DNA window AAGTAATTTTGTAATTATAAAATTATAATAGTAAATATATTAAGGAGAATGATTATGAAAATTTTATTTGCAGGAGCTGGGGCATTAGGATCGAGATTTGGATACATGTTATTTAAAAATAATGAAGATGTAACTTTTGTTGATACTTGGGGAGAGCACGTTGAGAAAATAAGAAATAAAGGACTAAAGGTAATTATTGATGAGGTTGATTTAGGAAACTTCTATATTCCAATATATAAACCAGAGCAGATTTCAGGGAAGTATGATGTTATATTTGTAGCTACTAAATCAATGCAATTAAGACCAATGTTAGAAAGTGTGAAGCATCTTTTTCATGAAGATACTAAAATTATTTGTATATTAAATGGTCTTGGACATGTGGAAACACTGAAAGATTATGTCAAAGAAGAAAATATTTTAATAGGTGTTACAGTATGGACTAGTGGTCTTGGAGGACCAGGAATATTGGAAGCCCATGGAACAGGAAAAATAGAATTAAAACAGGTTAAAGAGATTAACCTAGATAGAACATTATCTTTAGTAGAAAGATTCAACGATGCTGGATTAAATATTAGATACTCAGAAAACGCATTTCAGTCTATTTGGCATAAAGCAGGATTAAACTGTGTATTAAATACTTATTGTACATTGATTGATTGTAATATAAATCAATATGGAAGTTTTGAAAAGAATCTTGAATTAACTAGAGCAGTTCTTAATGAAGTAACAGCAGTTGGTAGAGCAGAAGGGATAGATGTAAAACAAGAAATTATAGAAAATAATATAAAAAACTGTTTTCCTCTTGAAACTGCTGGAGCCCATTATCCATCATTATATCAAGATATGAAAAATGGACGTTTAACAGAAATTGATTATTTAAATGGAGAAGTATCAAGATTAGGGAAAATACATAATATTCCAACTCCTGTTTGTGATGTCATTACATTAATGATTCACTCTAAGGAGTTCATCAATAATAATAAATAATAGTATTATAAAAGGGATGCTAAAAGGCTCTAAGTGGAGAAATATCAATGTTTTACTTGTATTTTTCTGTCAAAAAAGGTATAATAGTTCGTATGTTCAATTTGTCTATTTTTGAATAGGAGGAAAAGATATGTCATTAGAAATTAATAATGAATTTGGTCATGTTTCTATAAGTGATGATGTTATTGCATCAGTAGCTGGTGGAGCAGCTGTAAGTTGCTACGGTATTATAGGAATGGCTAGTAAAAATCAAGTTAAAGATGGAATTACAGAAATTTTACGTAAAGAAAATTACGCAAAAGGAATTAAAGTAAAAAAAGATGAAGATAAACTTGTTATTGATTTATATATAATTGTTATGTATGGAACAAAAATTTCAGAAATAGCAAACAATGTTCAATCTTCAGTTAAATATCAAATAGAAAAAACACTAGGTGTT is part of the Gemella haemolysans ATCC 10379 genome and encodes:
- a CDS encoding ketopantoate reductase family protein; translated protein: MKILFAGAGALGSRFGYMLFKNNEDVTFVDTWGEHVEKIRNKGLKVIIDEVDLGNFYIPIYKPEQISGKYDVIFVATKSMQLRPMLESVKHLFHEDTKIICILNGLGHVETLKDYVKEENILIGVTVWTSGLGGPGILEAHGTGKIELKQVKEINLDRTLSLVERFNDAGLNIRYSENAFQSIWHKAGLNCVLNTYCTLIDCNINQYGSFEKNLELTRAVLNEVTAVGRAEGIDVKQEIIENNIKNCFPLETAGAHYPSLYQDMKNGRLTEIDYLNGEVSRLGKIHNIPTPVCDVITLMIHSKEFINNNK
- a CDS encoding Asp23/Gls24 family envelope stress response protein is translated as MSLEINNEFGHVSISDDVIASVAGGAAVSCYGIIGMASKNQVKDGITEILRKENYAKGIKVKKDEDKLVIDLYIIVMYGTKISEIANNVQSSVKYQIEKTLGVKVDEINIYIQGIKVNK